One genomic segment of Caldimonas brevitalea includes these proteins:
- a CDS encoding lytic polysaccharide monooxygenase, whose amino-acid sequence MSPVAQAAATLLSFAFAAPAAHAHGAPEYPLSRQYSCNKDRNQPACQAAIAFGGEQAIYDWNGVRQGNANGNHQAVVPDGTLCAGGGEEFKGFDLARNDWRATSWAPGSDGRYEFRYNATAPHRSQYWRFYLTRAGFQPGARPLRWGDLDLVAEVPGSQVQLTGDKKYVMRLQLPQRSGRHVLYAVWQRGDSPEAFYSCSDVNFGGDSGTPPPTNLQQLGEVVARRTLPVNAVVKLRVFGRDGGDLETHSYTVASGSTGAAQWLAQLARVVNQRSAHVRVGELQNGNVVVPNGDTTLQVYALTADSGVRFQLDTELPPGNPPPPPPPPPPPPPAPPPSGPTPPPPPPPTPPGQVSAWKEGVSYTAGQVVSYKGRNYRCVQGHTAWAGAGWTPEVSATLWRPL is encoded by the coding sequence ATGTCGCCAGTGGCCCAAGCGGCCGCGACCCTGCTGTCATTCGCCTTCGCCGCGCCAGCCGCTCACGCGCACGGCGCGCCCGAATACCCCCTCAGCCGCCAGTACAGCTGCAACAAGGACCGCAACCAGCCGGCCTGCCAGGCGGCGATCGCCTTCGGCGGCGAACAAGCCATCTACGACTGGAACGGCGTGCGGCAAGGCAACGCCAACGGCAACCATCAGGCGGTGGTGCCGGACGGCACGCTGTGCGCCGGCGGCGGCGAGGAGTTCAAGGGCTTCGACCTGGCGCGCAACGACTGGCGCGCCACCTCCTGGGCCCCGGGCTCTGACGGCCGCTACGAGTTCCGCTACAACGCCACCGCGCCCCACCGGTCGCAGTACTGGCGCTTCTACCTGACCCGCGCCGGCTTCCAGCCAGGCGCGCGGCCGTTGCGCTGGGGTGACCTCGACCTGGTGGCCGAGGTGCCGGGCAGCCAGGTGCAGCTCACCGGCGACAAGAAATACGTGATGCGGCTGCAGCTGCCGCAGCGCTCCGGCCGCCATGTGCTGTATGCCGTCTGGCAGCGCGGCGACAGCCCCGAGGCCTTCTATTCCTGCTCCGACGTCAACTTCGGCGGCGACAGCGGCACGCCACCGCCGACCAATCTGCAGCAGCTGGGCGAAGTGGTCGCGCGGCGCACCCTGCCGGTCAACGCGGTGGTCAAGCTGCGCGTGTTCGGACGCGACGGCGGCGACCTCGAGACGCACAGCTACACGGTGGCCTCCGGCTCGACCGGCGCCGCCCAGTGGCTCGCACAGCTCGCCCGCGTCGTGAACCAACGCTCCGCCCATGTGCGGGTGGGTGAACTGCAAAACGGCAACGTCGTGGTGCCCAACGGCGACACCACGCTGCAGGTCTACGCCCTGACCGCCGACAGCGGCGTGCGCTTCCAGCTCGACACCGAACTGCCGCCGGGCAATCCGCCGCCCCCGCCGCCGCCTCCTCCTCCCCCGCCGCCGGCCCCCCCGCCCTCGGGGCCCACCCCTCCGCCCCCGCCGCCGCCCACGCCGCCTGGCCAGGTGTCGGCCTGGAAGGAAGGCGTCAGCTACACGGCCGGCCAGGTCGTCAGCTACAAGGGACGCAACTACCGCTGCGTGCAGGGCCACACCGCCTGGGCCGGTGCGGGCTGGACGCCGGAGGTGTCGGCCACCTTGTGGCGCCCGCTCTGA
- a CDS encoding glycoside hydrolase family 64 protein, whose amino-acid sequence MRILKIWLVSLLTSLCSFVVPAQAADYTQGVSVDGTTATLWFQSSVNTSWVDAHYQVNGGGQQNVRMNAAGAAGRFEHRVTVKAGDSLGYFFTYNNGNPAYDTPRFTHTVGQGSTPPPPDGGTGAMSVQLVNGTNGQHADSQIYWAIIGYHPVTRVLSYVDRSGRLVPASVGDNDAPNRLVKNGQNYANYFYRLSEAGTVPLPQIDSGRMFISIGTPMYIKINQAGDGRLGFAGPDLGNPTDPNQDVYFEWVEFTLDRYGYHGNTTRVDQFGFPLRTRLIGRDGYDRTLGETASRAQIFANFEAQMPAEFRPLVSRPWRIVAPGKGPFGPGRAQSRYFDGYVDQVWRHYSQQDLVFTAEAGTFRGRVIGNDFVFSKDGGPANLYIRGKPTTQAILEGSGNLATGNPQELVVQAQITAAFNRHLLMSVDPARWSDAAAYYPQGPANYYAKFWHDHSIDGLAYGFCYDDVRGHSSLQEHPNPQKLIVTVGW is encoded by the coding sequence ATGCGAATCTTGAAAATCTGGCTGGTCAGTCTGCTGACCAGCCTGTGCAGCTTTGTTGTGCCCGCACAGGCCGCCGACTACACGCAGGGCGTGTCGGTCGATGGCACCACCGCCACGCTCTGGTTTCAGTCCAGTGTTAATACCAGTTGGGTGGACGCGCACTACCAGGTGAATGGCGGCGGGCAGCAAAACGTCCGGATGAACGCCGCGGGCGCTGCGGGGCGTTTCGAGCATCGGGTGACGGTCAAAGCGGGTGACTCGCTGGGCTACTTCTTCACCTACAACAACGGCAACCCCGCCTACGACACCCCGCGATTCACGCACACCGTGGGACAAGGGTCCACCCCGCCCCCGCCCGACGGCGGCACCGGGGCGATGAGCGTGCAGCTGGTCAACGGCACCAACGGGCAGCACGCTGACAGCCAGATCTACTGGGCCATCATCGGCTACCACCCCGTCACCCGCGTGCTGTCGTACGTCGACCGGTCCGGGCGTCTGGTGCCGGCCTCGGTGGGCGACAACGACGCGCCGAACCGGTTGGTCAAGAACGGCCAGAACTACGCGAACTACTTCTACCGCCTGAGCGAAGCGGGCACCGTGCCGCTGCCGCAGATCGATTCGGGCCGCATGTTCATCAGCATCGGCACGCCGATGTACATCAAGATCAACCAGGCGGGTGATGGCCGGCTCGGCTTCGCCGGCCCCGACCTCGGCAACCCGACCGATCCCAACCAGGACGTGTATTTCGAGTGGGTCGAGTTCACCCTCGACCGCTACGGCTATCACGGCAACACCACCCGCGTCGACCAGTTCGGCTTCCCGTTGCGCACCCGCTTGATCGGCCGCGACGGCTATGACCGCACGCTCGGCGAAACCGCCTCGCGGGCCCAGATCTTCGCCAACTTCGAAGCCCAGATGCCGGCGGAATTCCGGCCGCTGGTGTCGCGTCCGTGGCGTATCGTCGCGCCGGGCAAGGGGCCGTTCGGGCCGGGGCGGGCGCAATCGCGCTATTTCGACGGTTATGTCGACCAAGTCTGGCGCCACTACAGCCAGCAGGACCTGGTGTTCACCGCTGAAGCCGGCACCTTCCGCGGCCGCGTGATCGGCAACGACTTCGTGTTCTCGAAGGACGGCGGGCCGGCCAACCTGTACATCCGCGGCAAGCCGACCACCCAGGCCATCCTGGAAGGTTCCGGCAATCTCGCGACCGGCAACCCGCAGGAACTGGTGGTGCAGGCACAGATCACCGCGGCCTTCAATCGCCATCTGCTGATGTCGGTCGACCCGGCCCGCTGGAGCGACGCCGCGGCCTACTACCCGCAGGGGCCCGCCAACTACTACGCCAAGTTCTGGCACGACCACAGCATCGATGGCCTCGCCTACGGCTTCTGCTACGACGACGTGCGCGGCCACAGCAGCCTGCAGGAACACCCGAACCCGCAAAAGCTGATCGTTACCGTCGGCTGGTAA
- a CDS encoding UdgX family uracil-DNA binding protein (This protein belongs to the uracil DNA glycosylase superfamily, members of which act in excision repair of DNA. However, it belongs more specifically to UdgX branch, whose founding member was found to bind uracil in DNA (where it does not belong), without cleaving it, appears to promote DNA repair by a pathway involving RecA, rather than base excision.), with product MRADHSSPGRAIGPALRRAARKWPDERQIELAHAADVEGWRAAARALLAEGCPPDAVHWQVRGEASVGLIDGLFPALPLPSPPVGDPAPVRVPAGFVTLAERALLHRDAGRHALMYRLLWRLVREPELRHDVLDPDMLAARALGQQVRRDLHKMKAFVRFTERATTLGPRFVAWFEPSHHIVAAAAPFFMRRFTTMHWAIVTPDRSVRWDGESLHFGAGARRDDVVAADAHESLWLTYYEHIFNPARLKLAAMQGEMPRRYWPNLPEARLIAPLAAAAQHRAEQMVEQTPSEPRRQRPALPAVVPAGGSSSTAAAACLACPHARHATQTVWGEGPATAQAVLVGEQPGDLEDLQGRPFVGPAGRLLDRALADVGLDRRQLYLTNAVKHFRYELRGKRRLHKTPGQRELAACAGWLEHELREVTAPSLVALGATAAQALLGQRVSVQAQRGQWHTRADGRRVLVTWHLAALLRMPEPARAEAYRVWVQDLSQLVGAANAQEQKGTTAHSRAATSFTGSTSTRE from the coding sequence ATGCGGGCTGACCATTCCTCGCCCGGCCGCGCCATCGGCCCCGCCTTGCGGCGCGCAGCACGGAAGTGGCCCGACGAGCGGCAGATCGAACTCGCCCATGCGGCCGATGTCGAGGGCTGGCGAGCCGCCGCCCGGGCGCTGCTGGCCGAAGGCTGCCCGCCGGACGCGGTGCACTGGCAGGTGCGTGGCGAAGCGAGCGTAGGCCTGATCGACGGCCTGTTTCCGGCCTTGCCACTGCCCTCCCCACCCGTCGGCGACCCCGCCCCGGTGCGGGTGCCGGCCGGGTTCGTGACCCTGGCCGAACGCGCGCTGCTGCACCGCGATGCCGGGCGCCACGCACTGATGTACCGGCTGCTGTGGCGGCTCGTCCGTGAGCCCGAGCTGCGTCACGACGTGCTCGATCCCGACATGCTGGCCGCCCGGGCGCTGGGGCAGCAGGTGCGGCGCGACCTGCACAAGATGAAGGCTTTCGTGCGCTTCACCGAACGGGCGACCACGCTGGGCCCGCGCTTCGTCGCCTGGTTCGAGCCCAGCCACCACATCGTGGCCGCGGCGGCGCCGTTTTTCATGCGGCGCTTCACGACGATGCACTGGGCCATCGTGACCCCCGATCGCAGCGTGCGGTGGGACGGCGAAAGCTTGCACTTCGGGGCCGGGGCGCGCCGTGACGACGTGGTGGCCGCCGACGCGCACGAGTCGCTCTGGCTCACCTACTACGAGCACATCTTCAATCCGGCACGCCTCAAGCTGGCAGCGATGCAGGGCGAGATGCCGCGCCGCTACTGGCCCAACCTGCCGGAAGCGCGGTTGATTGCGCCGCTGGCCGCGGCCGCCCAGCACCGGGCGGAGCAAATGGTGGAGCAAACGCCGAGCGAGCCGCGACGGCAGCGCCCTGCGCTCCCGGCCGTCGTGCCGGCCGGCGGGTCGAGCAGCACCGCCGCGGCCGCCTGCCTGGCCTGCCCGCATGCCCGGCACGCGACACAAACCGTCTGGGGTGAAGGGCCGGCCACCGCGCAGGCGGTGTTGGTGGGCGAGCAGCCCGGTGACCTGGAAGACCTGCAGGGCCGGCCCTTCGTCGGTCCGGCCGGGCGACTGCTCGACCGCGCGCTGGCCGACGTGGGGCTGGACCGGCGCCAGCTGTACCTCACCAACGCCGTCAAGCACTTCCGCTACGAGCTGCGCGGCAAGCGGCGCCTACACAAGACGCCCGGCCAGCGCGAACTGGCCGCTTGCGCCGGCTGGCTGGAACACGAGCTGCGCGAGGTCACAGCGCCGTCGCTGGTCGCGCTCGGCGCGACCGCTGCGCAAGCCCTGCTGGGCCAGCGGGTGTCGGTGCAGGCGCAGCGCGGGCAGTGGCACACACGAGCCGACGGGCGGCGGGTGCTGGTCACCTGGCACCTGGCCGCCTTGTTGCGCATGCCGGAGCCGGCCCGCGCCGAGGCGTATCGCGTCTGGGTGCAAGACCTGTCCCAGCTGGTCGGCGCGGCCAACGCTCAGGAGCAAAAAGGGACGACAGCCCACTCACGTGCCGCTACGTCGTTTACCGGTTCCACAAGCACCCGGGAATAG
- a CDS encoding cellulase family glycosylhydrolase has translation MFRKFDSTGAARPVRLTGIAIAMSVWLAACGGGDGGDGGGASAADVSAEVSVDDDAQASGGEGHGALETAAAAPVAPQFRLQEQANGECLNGGARPGATQGGLSRSDCAGTVARQGFALQAVSGDANAVTLQHGASGLCIDIQGASRSSGARALLWNCHGKPNQQFTRRDVGNGNYQLVARHSGLCLDVVDGARVEQRSCDSSQQRRSQLFKFPSLTTTPPTTGTPVARHGQLKVCGTQLCNSSGQPVQLRGMSTHGLQWYGQCITDGSLDALAKDWQADVIRISMYIQEGGYETDPEGFTRQVGRIIEEATERGMYAIVDWHMLTPGDPNYNLDRARTFFTQIAQKYGRQTNLLYEIANEPSGTPWSRIRSYANELIPVIRAVDPETPVIVGTPGWSSLGVSEGGGAQEIIDSPVSAGNVLYTFHFYAASHHQAYRDELLRASQRLPIFVTEFGTQEYTGDGGNDFGSSQAYMDLLNSRKISWVNWNYSDDHRSGAVWKQGTCASGNWSASNLKPAGVWVRDQMRKPR, from the coding sequence ATGTTCAGAAAGTTCGATTCGACCGGCGCGGCGCGCCCCGTGCGTTTGACCGGTATCGCCATCGCGATGAGCGTGTGGCTCGCCGCCTGTGGTGGTGGCGATGGTGGTGACGGCGGCGGGGCGTCGGCCGCCGATGTGTCCGCGGAGGTCTCCGTCGACGATGACGCACAGGCCTCGGGAGGCGAGGGCCACGGCGCGCTCGAAACCGCCGCTGCGGCCCCCGTGGCGCCGCAGTTCCGCCTCCAGGAGCAAGCCAATGGCGAGTGCCTCAATGGCGGGGCCAGACCCGGCGCCACGCAAGGCGGCCTGTCGCGCAGCGACTGCGCCGGCACGGTGGCCCGCCAAGGTTTCGCGCTGCAGGCGGTGAGCGGCGACGCCAATGCCGTGACCTTGCAGCACGGGGCCAGCGGCCTGTGCATCGACATCCAAGGCGCGAGCCGCTCGAGCGGCGCGCGTGCCCTGCTGTGGAACTGCCACGGCAAACCCAACCAGCAGTTCACGCGTCGAGACGTCGGCAACGGCAACTACCAGCTGGTGGCGCGCCACAGCGGCCTCTGTCTCGATGTGGTCGACGGCGCCCGCGTTGAACAGCGCAGCTGCGACAGCAGCCAGCAGCGGCGCAGCCAGTTGTTCAAGTTCCCCTCGCTCACGACCACGCCCCCCACGACCGGCACCCCGGTCGCACGCCACGGGCAGCTCAAGGTTTGCGGCACCCAGCTGTGCAACAGCTCGGGCCAGCCGGTGCAGCTGCGCGGCATGAGCACGCACGGGCTGCAGTGGTATGGCCAGTGCATCACCGACGGCTCGCTCGACGCGTTGGCCAAGGACTGGCAGGCCGACGTGATCCGCATCTCGATGTACATCCAGGAGGGCGGCTACGAGACCGACCCCGAGGGCTTCACGCGCCAGGTCGGCCGCATCATCGAAGAAGCCACCGAGCGCGGCATGTACGCCATCGTCGATTGGCACATGCTGACCCCGGGCGACCCCAACTACAACCTCGACCGGGCCCGCACCTTCTTCACGCAGATCGCACAGAAGTACGGACGCCAGACCAACCTGCTGTACGAGATCGCCAATGAGCCGAGCGGCACGCCGTGGAGCCGCATCCGCAGCTACGCCAACGAGTTGATCCCCGTGATCCGCGCCGTCGACCCCGAAACGCCGGTCATCGTCGGCACGCCGGGCTGGTCATCGCTGGGGGTGTCCGAAGGCGGTGGGGCGCAGGAGATCATCGACTCGCCGGTGAGCGCGGGTAACGTGCTCTACACCTTCCACTTCTATGCCGCGTCGCACCATCAGGCCTATCGTGACGAGCTGCTGCGCGCGTCGCAACGCCTGCCCATCTTCGTGACCGAGTTCGGCACACAGGAGTACACCGGCGACGGCGGCAACGACTTCGGCAGCTCGCAGGCCTACATGGACCTGCTCAACAGCCGCAAGATCAGCTGGGTCAACTGGAACTACTCCGACGACCACCGCTCCGGCGCCGTCTGGAAGCAGGGCACCTGTGCCAGCGGCAACTGGAGTGCGTCGAACCTGAAGCCCGCCGGTGTGTGGGTGCGTGACCAGATGCGCAAGCCGCGCTGA
- a CDS encoding glycosyl hydrolase family 18 protein has protein sequence MNALRMTAITVSLASMWAQVQAAGQQPSAPIRYADDVLLAQAAAAPAWKEGATYTAGQSVSYGGRTYVALVTHTAWAGTNWNPADTPSLWRVTSGSAPAPTPAPTPAPTPAPTPAPTPAPTPAPTPAPTPAPTPAPTPGDKLTLPEAVKAVQNKRVYVGYYPSWSDAWFDANGKSANEVFKASKFARIPGTYTHVMASFGDPNFSWAGLAANSWSGTGINFTATPRDIKAAVNVLHQRNIKVILAVGGATYHNWDALAADGRRGSGPIIDALARFLVDMGFDGLDVDYEVDANVERYAYAIKAMRHAVDKAGGGRVLASATWSTGADCTAATSTHPDCNGKVSFWGGSAGRERQLMMQYPNIAKMLDMVNIMSYDARYENYDGVTAYNEYRKLWPSKTIVSMGLETPPEGWAGGILVVNNADAQCEGSRNLKNQYGASINQPYSVERYLGAVLANHPNRNPRDGAMLWSILKQANGNCGSAPVASPGSIGKRIQSSFGLPQDPALQSPEWR, from the coding sequence ATGAACGCTTTGAGAATGACAGCCATCACCGTTTCGCTCGCCAGCATGTGGGCGCAGGTGCAGGCTGCCGGCCAGCAGCCCTCGGCGCCCATCCGCTACGCAGACGACGTGTTGTTGGCGCAGGCCGCAGCCGCACCCGCCTGGAAGGAAGGCGCGACCTACACGGCAGGCCAGTCGGTGAGCTATGGCGGCCGCACCTATGTCGCGCTGGTCACGCACACGGCCTGGGCCGGCACCAACTGGAACCCGGCCGACACGCCTTCGCTGTGGCGCGTGACGAGCGGCAGTGCCCCAGCCCCGACGCCGGCGCCCACCCCGGCCCCAACACCCGCACCGACCCCGGCACCGACCCCTGCGCCAACGCCGGCCCCCACGCCGGCCCCGACCCCGGCGCCCACGCCCGCCCCGACTCCCGGCGACAAGCTGACCCTGCCCGAAGCCGTCAAGGCGGTGCAGAACAAGCGCGTCTACGTCGGCTACTACCCGAGCTGGAGCGACGCCTGGTTCGACGCCAACGGCAAGAGCGCCAACGAGGTGTTCAAGGCCAGCAAGTTCGCGCGCATCCCGGGCACCTACACCCACGTGATGGCGTCGTTCGGCGACCCCAACTTCTCGTGGGCCGGCCTGGCGGCCAACAGCTGGTCGGGCACCGGCATCAACTTCACTGCCACGCCGCGTGACATCAAGGCCGCGGTCAACGTGCTGCACCAGCGCAACATCAAGGTGATCCTGGCGGTGGGCGGCGCGACCTACCACAACTGGGACGCTCTGGCAGCCGACGGCCGCCGCGGCAGCGGCCCGATCATCGATGCGCTGGCCCGCTTCCTGGTCGACATGGGCTTCGACGGCCTCGACGTCGACTATGAGGTCGACGCCAACGTCGAGCGTTATGCCTACGCGATCAAGGCCATGCGCCACGCGGTCGACAAGGCGGGCGGCGGACGTGTGCTCGCCTCGGCGACTTGGTCGACCGGTGCCGACTGCACGGCGGCCACCAGCACCCACCCCGATTGCAACGGCAAGGTGTCGTTCTGGGGCGGCAGCGCCGGCCGCGAGCGTCAGCTGATGATGCAGTACCCGAACATCGCCAAGATGCTCGACATGGTCAACATCATGAGCTACGACGCGCGCTACGAGAACTACGACGGCGTGACCGCGTACAACGAGTACCGCAAGCTGTGGCCGTCCAAGACCATCGTCTCGATGGGCCTCGAAACTCCGCCCGAAGGCTGGGCCGGCGGCATCCTGGTGGTGAACAACGCCGACGCGCAATGCGAAGGCTCGCGCAACCTGAAGAACCAGTACGGCGCCAGCATCAACCAGCCGTACTCGGTCGAGCGCTACCTCGGCGCCGTGCTCGCCAACCACCCGAACCGCAACCCGCGCGACGGCGCGATGCTGTGGTCGATCCTGAAGCAGGCCAACGGCAACTGCGGCAGCGCGCCGGTGGCCAGCCCGGGCTCGATCGGCAAGCGCATCCAGTCCTCGTTCGGCTTGCCGCAAGACCCGGCGCTGCAATCGCCCGAGTGGCGTTGA
- a CDS encoding putative DNA modification/repair radical SAM protein gives MNLHRKLAVLADAAKYDASCASSAAAARNSVDGRGIGSTEGSGICHSYAPDGRCISLLKVLLTNFCVYDCLYCVNRVSSNVPRARFSVAEVVQLTLDFYRRNYIEGLFLSSGIVRSPDYTMEQVVEVARVLREEHDFRGYIHLKTIPDASPELLARAGRYADRLSINLELPTPEGMQTLAPEKNASGIRRSMARLRLLIDDAKAQAAPPAPRSGPGLAPRPAAAPPFARSQSTQIIVGADSADDRTILETSSAMYGSYGLGRVYYSAFSPIPDASRQLPVRAPPLAREHRLYQADWLMRFYGFAADEIAGGADGMLALDVDPKLAWALQHRERFPVDLNRAPRELLLRVPGLGVKAVERLLASRRVRQLRAVDLARLRVPVAKVLPFVVLADHRPASDLDAGALAARLRPALRQASLFDAGS, from the coding sequence ATGAATTTGCACCGCAAGCTCGCCGTCCTCGCCGACGCGGCCAAGTACGACGCCTCGTGCGCCTCCAGCGCAGCGGCCGCGCGCAACTCGGTCGACGGCCGTGGCATCGGCTCGACCGAGGGCAGCGGCATCTGCCACAGCTATGCGCCCGACGGCCGCTGCATCTCGCTGCTCAAGGTCCTGCTGACCAACTTCTGCGTCTACGACTGCCTGTATTGCGTCAACCGCGTCAGCAGCAACGTGCCCCGGGCGCGCTTTTCCGTCGCCGAGGTGGTGCAGCTGACGCTCGATTTCTACCGCCGCAACTACATCGAAGGCCTGTTCCTCAGCTCCGGCATCGTGCGCAGCCCCGACTACACGATGGAGCAGGTGGTGGAGGTGGCCCGCGTGCTGCGGGAGGAACACGACTTCCGCGGCTACATCCACCTCAAAACCATTCCCGATGCCAGCCCGGAGTTGCTCGCCCGCGCCGGGCGCTACGCCGACCGGTTGAGCATCAACCTCGAACTGCCCACGCCGGAGGGCATGCAGACCCTGGCGCCCGAGAAGAACGCGAGTGGCATTCGCCGCTCGATGGCCCGCTTGCGTCTCTTGATCGACGATGCGAAGGCCCAAGCCGCGCCGCCGGCACCCCGCTCCGGGCCTGGGCTCGCACCCAGGCCGGCGGCGGCGCCCCCGTTCGCCCGCAGTCAGAGCACGCAGATCATCGTCGGCGCTGACAGCGCCGACGACCGCACCATCCTCGAGACCAGCAGCGCCATGTACGGTTCCTACGGGCTGGGCCGTGTCTATTACTCGGCCTTCAGCCCGATCCCCGACGCCTCGCGCCAGCTGCCGGTGCGAGCGCCACCCCTGGCGCGCGAACACCGGCTCTACCAGGCCGACTGGTTGATGCGCTTCTACGGCTTCGCGGCCGACGAGATCGCCGGCGGCGCGGACGGCATGCTCGCGCTCGACGTCGACCCCAAGCTGGCCTGGGCCCTGCAACACCGGGAACGTTTCCCGGTCGACCTGAACCGCGCCCCGCGCGAACTGCTGTTGCGGGTGCCGGGCCTGGGCGTGAAGGCGGTCGAGCGGCTGCTGGCGAGCCGCCGTGTGCGGCAGCTGCGGGCCGTCGACCTGGCGCGCCTGCGGGTGCCGGTCGCGAAGGTGCTGCCCTTCGTCGTGCTGGCAGACCACCGTCCCGCGAGCGACCTCGATGCCGGGGCGCTGGCGGCGCGGCTGCGCCCCGCGCTGCGACAGGCGTCGCTTTTTGACGCGGGGAGTTGA
- a CDS encoding cellulase family glycosylhydrolase, whose translation MRQSLVHHHTRLPLALAFTASWLAACGGSDGGGTAAPQASATSNLEHARAAHARYQGGPQQRLAPQLSAAPAPAPEWAEGVTYNTGALVSYEGTLYEALVGHTAWAGTNWNPADTPSLWRAVGDAPAPGPAPTPAPPPPPPAPTPAPTPAPTPAPTPAPTPAPTPAPTPAPAPTPTPDGTPVSRHGQLKVCGTQLCNSSGQPVQLRGMSTHGLQWYGQCVTDGSLDALAKDWRADVIRISMYVQEGGYETDPEGFTERVGRVIEEATERGMYAIVDWHMLDPGDPNYNLDRARTFFTQIAQKYGRQPNLLYEIANEPSGTPWNRIRSYANELIPVIRAVDPEAPVIVGTPAWSSLGVSEGSSAQEIIDSPVSAGNVLYTFHFYAASHQQEYRDELARASQRLPIFVTEFGTQQATGDGGNDFGSAQAYMDLLNSRKISWVNWNYSDDFRSGAVWKEGTCSSGDWSASNLKPAGQWVRDQMRQPR comes from the coding sequence ATGCGACAGAGTCTTGTCCACCACCACACCCGACTACCCTTGGCGCTCGCCTTCACGGCCAGCTGGCTCGCCGCCTGCGGCGGCAGCGACGGCGGCGGCACCGCCGCGCCGCAGGCCTCTGCCACCAGCAACCTCGAGCATGCGCGCGCCGCGCACGCGCGCTATCAAGGCGGCCCGCAGCAGCGCCTCGCCCCACAACTCAGTGCCGCACCCGCCCCGGCCCCGGAGTGGGCCGAAGGCGTGACCTACAACACCGGCGCGCTGGTCAGCTACGAGGGCACCTTGTATGAGGCCCTGGTCGGCCACACGGCCTGGGCCGGCACCAACTGGAACCCGGCCGACACGCCCTCGCTGTGGCGCGCGGTGGGCGACGCGCCAGCCCCCGGGCCGGCGCCCACGCCCGCACCGCCGCCTCCGCCGCCTGCACCGACCCCGGCGCCGACGCCCGCCCCGACGCCAGCACCCACGCCAGCACCCACGCCAGCGCCAACACCCGCTCCCACCCCGGCGCCGGCGCCCACGCCTACCCCCGATGGCACCCCCGTGTCACGCCACGGCCAACTCAAGGTCTGCGGCACCCAGCTGTGCAACAGCTCGGGCCAGCCGGTGCAACTGCGCGGCATGAGCACGCACGGGCTGCAGTGGTATGGCCAGTGCGTCACGGACGGTTCGCTCGACGCGCTGGCCAAGGACTGGCGCGCCGACGTGATCCGCATCTCGATGTACGTCCAGGAGGGCGGCTACGAGACCGATCCGGAAGGTTTCACCGAACGGGTCGGCCGTGTCATCGAAGAAGCCACCGAGCGCGGCATGTATGCCATCGTCGACTGGCACATGCTCGACCCGGGCGATCCGAACTACAACCTCGACCGGGCCCGCACCTTCTTCACGCAGATCGCGCAGAAGTACGGACGCCAGCCCAACCTGCTGTACGAGATCGCCAACGAGCCGAGCGGCACGCCGTGGAACCGCATCCGCAGCTACGCGAACGAGTTGATCCCCGTGATCCGCGCCGTCGACCCCGAGGCACCGGTCATCGTCGGCACCCCGGCCTGGTCGTCGCTGGGGGTCTCGGAGGGCAGCAGTGCACAGGAGATCATCGACTCGCCGGTGAGCGCGGGCAACGTGCTCTACACCTTCCACTTCTACGCTGCGTCGCACCAGCAGGAATACCGCGACGAGTTGGCCCGCGCGTCGCAACGCCTGCCCATCTTCGTGACCGAGTTCGGCACCCAGCAAGCCACCGGTGACGGCGGCAACGACTTCGGCAGCGCGCAGGCCTACATGGACCTGCTCAACAGCCGCAAGATCAGCTGGGTCAACTGGAACTACTCCGACGACTTCCGCTCCGGCGCGGTCTGGAAGGAGGGCACCTGTTCGAGCGGCGACTGGAGCGCGTCGAACCTGAAACCCGCTGGCCAGTGGGTGCGCGATCAGATGCGCCAGCCGCGCTGA